One segment of Coffea arabica cultivar ET-39 chromosome 7c, Coffea Arabica ET-39 HiFi, whole genome shotgun sequence DNA contains the following:
- the LOC113697898 gene encoding uncharacterized protein: MCTIIKKADKQGKFRTCVTAVTRILTRARDFYINCMNNCASNVGTYNSIGGMVYPASHLAPSLPRSFSVRSSALISDDDLAELLRAASTRGLRNEIELEFLRQQRPPMGGVSVVQRSHTIAIGRIDEEKPCDFGEDVTLRTEYAFPRSRSHAVTNRKDFLKNS, from the coding sequence ATGTGCACCATAATCAAAAAGGCCGATAAACAAGGCAAATTCAGAACATGCGTTACAGCAGTCACCAGAATCCTGACTAGAGCCCGGGATTTCTATATCAACTGCATGAATAATTGCGCTTCAAATGTCGGTACGTATAACAGTATTGGTGGCATGGTGTATCCTGCTTCTCATCTCGCTCCATCTTTGCCCAGGAGCTTTAGTGTCAGATCTTCAGCATTAATCAGCGATGATGATTTGGCTGAGCTTCTGAGGGCTGCTTCCACCAGGGGCCTCAGGAACGAGATTGAGTTAGAGTTTCTTAGGCAACAGCGGCCCCCGATGGGAGGAGTAAGTGTTGTGCAGCGCAGTCATACAATTGCCATTGGAAGGATTGATGAAGAAAAGCCCTGTGATTTTGGAGAAGATGTAACTTTGAGAACAGAATATGCTTTTCCCAGAAGTAGAAGCCATGCAGTCACAAACAGGAAGGATTTTCTGAAGAACAGTTGA
- the LOC113698495 gene encoding uncharacterized protein, whose amino-acid sequence MKRGDKRQKFHEALLQMLYPPPPAPREDNQDSVDTFTRNPNSDCVPDDLDEDRGSTASTDADEGEENGPKKLTRAQRKRLRKKKLKEAASRRRKIIGPLLPDTSENGTAEVGGGGVVEEEPQGVRGNAAERDDHARADKPESEERPLGSKQNKLKAEKNGQETGQ is encoded by the exons ATGAAGAGGGGAGACAAAAGACAAAAGTTCCATGAAGCCCTTCTTCAAATGCTCTATCCCCCTCCTCCGGCTCCAAGAGAAGACAACCAGGACTCAGTAGACACATTTACCCGAAACCCCAATTCGGATTGTGTTCCAG ACGATTTGGATGAGGATAGAGGGTCTACGGCATCAACTGATGCTGATGAAGGGGAAGAGAATGGGCCTAAGAAGTTGACAAGAGCTCAAAGAAAGAGGCTTCGCAAGAAGAAGCTTAAAGAAGCTGCTTCACGCCGCAGGAAAATTATTGGGCCACTTTTGCCTGATACGAGCGAGAATGGTACTGCTGAAGTTGGCGGTGGTGGTGTCGTGGAGGAGGAACCTCAAGGTGTTCGAGGAAATGCTGCTGAGAGAGATGATCATGCTCGGGCGGACAAGCCAG AATCCGAAGAGAGGCCACTAGGCTCGAAACAAAACAAGCTAAAAGCAGAGAAGAATGGTCAAGAAACTGGCCAGTGA